A part of Pectobacterium cacticida genomic DNA contains:
- the glpB gene encoding glycerol-3-phosphate dehydrogenase subunit GlpB, with product MRYDVVIIGGGLAGLTCGIRLAEQGKRCAMVSAGQNALHFSSGALDLLSHLPDGQPVSHPLEALEALAHQSPRHPYSRIGAATVAALLPQVEALLQRSNIALLGHHQQNHWRMTPLGQFRACWLSPADGVTRGLPESHFGDNPLIAGIDGFLDFQSRIVAGTLQARGIAARSDELKLPVLDRLRQNPSEFRAVNIARVLDRPENYAALVEELTRLANGNDAIIMPACLGLDRPEIIGELTVALGKPVQLLPTLPPSVLGLRLHQALARRFCQLGGMVMPGDRATRAAFSPQEIAVYSHHHGDIPLRAQHVVLASGSFFSSGLVAQFDRVTEPVFGLDVRFAEQREGWSQQDVFAPQPYRQFGAIVDERLHPRIGGKTVNNLYAIGAVLEGFDPIAQGCGAGVSLLSAIHVAEQILKGATHEPA from the coding sequence ATGCGCTATGACGTCGTGATCATCGGCGGCGGGCTGGCAGGGTTGACCTGTGGGATTCGTCTGGCGGAACAGGGAAAACGCTGCGCAATGGTTAGCGCCGGACAGAATGCGCTGCATTTTTCTTCCGGCGCGTTGGATTTACTCTCTCATCTTCCTGATGGGCAGCCGGTGAGCCATCCGCTGGAGGCGCTGGAGGCATTGGCGCATCAATCCCCTCGTCACCCCTATTCCCGGATCGGGGCGGCGACGGTCGCCGCACTGTTACCGCAGGTTGAGGCGCTGTTGCAGCGCAGCAATATCGCTCTGTTAGGCCATCATCAACAGAATCACTGGCGTATGACGCCATTAGGCCAGTTTCGCGCATGTTGGCTAAGTCCGGCTGATGGCGTAACGCGTGGCCTGCCGGAGTCCCATTTTGGCGACAACCCGCTCATTGCCGGTATCGACGGCTTTCTGGATTTTCAGTCCCGTATTGTTGCCGGTACGCTTCAGGCACGGGGTATCGCGGCACGCAGTGATGAACTCAAGCTACCGGTGCTGGATCGGCTACGCCAAAACCCCAGTGAATTCCGTGCGGTCAATATTGCCCGCGTGCTCGATCGGCCAGAGAATTACGCGGCGCTGGTGGAAGAGTTGACGCGCTTGGCCAACGGTAACGACGCCATCATCATGCCCGCCTGTTTGGGGTTAGATCGCCCTGAGATCATCGGTGAACTCACCGTGGCGTTGGGTAAGCCGGTGCAGTTGCTGCCAACCTTACCGCCGTCAGTTCTCGGATTGCGTTTGCATCAGGCGCTGGCGCGCCGCTTTTGCCAACTAGGCGGCATGGTGATGCCGGGCGATCGCGCGACGCGTGCCGCGTTTTCCCCCCAGGAGATCGCGGTCTATAGCCATCATCACGGCGATATTCCACTGCGCGCGCAGCACGTGGTGCTGGCAAGCGGCAGCTTCTTCAGTAGCGGGCTGGTGGCGCAGTTCGATCGGGTGACTGAACCGGTCTTTGGGCTGGATGTTCGGTTCGCAGAGCAACGCGAAGGCTGGAGCCAGCAGGATGTGTTTGCGCCGCAGCCCTATAGGCAATTTGGGGCGATCGTCGATGAACGCCTGCACCCGCGTATCGGGGGAAAAACGGTCAACAATCTGTACGCGATTGGCGCAGTGCTGGAAGGCTTCGACCCTATTGCGCAGGGATGCGGAGCGGGTGTTTCCTTACTCAGCGCGATCCATGTTGCCGAACAGATTTTAAAGGGGGCAACCCATGAACCTGCTTGA
- the rhtB gene encoding homoserine/homoserine lactone efflux protein, which translates to MTWDWWLTYLLTTLILSLSPGSGAINTMSTGISHGYRGAVASICGLQVGLTIHIVLVGIGLGALLSQSVLAFDVLKWLGAAYLIWLGIQQWRSAGALDLQAVANIMPRRKLFKRAILVNLTNPKSIVFLAALFPQFIIPHQPQAAQYLVLGATTVVVDIIVMIGYATLATRIAGWLKGPRQMKTLNRTFGSLFVLVGALLATARKA; encoded by the coding sequence ATGACATGGGATTGGTGGTTAACCTATCTGCTTACAACGCTTATTCTCAGCCTGTCGCCCGGTTCTGGCGCGATTAATACCATGAGCACCGGAATTAGCCACGGCTATCGTGGGGCGGTAGCGTCAATTTGTGGTTTACAAGTTGGGCTGACGATCCATATCGTATTGGTGGGTATTGGGCTAGGCGCATTGCTTAGCCAGTCGGTACTGGCTTTTGATGTGTTGAAATGGCTGGGCGCCGCCTACCTGATTTGGCTAGGGATTCAGCAGTGGCGCTCGGCGGGAGCGCTCGATCTCCAGGCCGTCGCCAATATCATGCCCCGTCGCAAACTCTTTAAACGCGCCATATTGGTGAACCTGACTAATCCGAAAAGCATCGTGTTTCTGGCGGCGCTATTCCCGCAGTTCATTATTCCTCACCAGCCGCAGGCCGCGCAGTATCTGGTGTTGGGGGCCACTACCGTGGTGGTGGATATTATCGTGATGATTGGCTACGCCACGTTGGCCACACGCATCGCCGGGTGGCTAAAAGGCCCGCGGCAGATGAAAACGCTCAACCGGACGTTCGGTTCACTGTTTGTGCTCGTTGGCGCGTTACTTGCCACGGCGAGAAAAGCCTAA
- the glpT gene encoding glycerol-3-phosphate transporter — protein MLSIFKPAAHQARVSSDRVDPLYRRLRWQIFMGIFFGYAAYYLVRKNFTLAMPYLIEQGFSRGDLGFALSGISIAYGFSKFIMGSVSDRSNPRVFLPAGLILAAAVMLFMGFVPWATSSIAVMFVLLFLCGWFQGMGWPPCGRTMVHWWSQKERGGIVSIWNCAHNVGGGIPPLLFLLGMAWFNDWKAALYMPAFAAILVALIAFALMRDTPQSCGLPPIEEYKNDYPVDYNEKLEEELTAKQIFMQYVFPNKLLWYIAIANVFVYLLRYGILDWSPTYLKEVKHFALDKSSWAYFLYEYAGIPGTLLCGWMSDKVFKGNRGATGVFFMTLVTLATLVYWLNPAGNPGVDMACMIIIGFLIYGPVMLIGLHALELAPKKAAGTAAGFTGLFGYLGGSVAASAIVGYTVDFFGWDGGFMVMIGGSILAVLLLIIVMLNEKKHKAELAKRA, from the coding sequence ATGCTGAGCATTTTTAAGCCTGCGGCCCACCAGGCGCGCGTATCATCGGATCGTGTGGACCCCCTCTATCGTCGTCTACGCTGGCAAATATTCATGGGGATTTTTTTTGGCTATGCCGCCTATTATCTGGTACGCAAAAATTTCACGCTGGCGATGCCTTACCTGATTGAACAAGGCTTCTCACGCGGCGATCTTGGTTTTGCGCTGTCTGGTATCTCCATCGCCTATGGCTTTTCCAAATTCATTATGGGTTCGGTCTCCGATCGTTCCAATCCACGCGTGTTTCTGCCTGCGGGCCTGATTCTGGCGGCTGCCGTCATGTTATTCATGGGTTTTGTGCCGTGGGCAACGTCTAGCATTGCCGTGATGTTTGTCTTGCTGTTTCTGTGCGGTTGGTTTCAGGGCATGGGATGGCCGCCGTGCGGGCGCACTATGGTTCACTGGTGGTCACAAAAAGAACGCGGCGGTATCGTGTCGATCTGGAATTGCGCCCATAACGTCGGTGGCGGTATTCCTCCTCTGCTGTTCCTGCTGGGCATGGCCTGGTTCAATGATTGGAAAGCCGCGCTTTATATGCCGGCGTTCGCCGCGATTCTGGTTGCCCTGATTGCGTTTGCGCTGATGCGAGACACCCCGCAATCCTGTGGCTTGCCGCCAATTGAAGAGTACAAAAATGATTATCCGGTTGATTATAACGAGAAACTAGAAGAAGAACTGACGGCTAAGCAGATTTTCATGCAGTACGTTTTCCCGAACAAACTGCTTTGGTACATCGCTATCGCTAACGTTTTCGTTTACCTGTTGCGTTACGGCATCCTCGACTGGTCACCGACTTACCTGAAGGAAGTGAAACACTTCGCACTGGATAAATCGTCCTGGGCCTACTTCTTATACGAGTACGCGGGCATTCCGGGCACGCTACTGTGCGGGTGGATGTCTGATAAGGTCTTCAAAGGTAACCGCGGTGCAACCGGCGTGTTCTTCATGACGCTAGTGACGTTGGCAACCCTCGTTTACTGGCTGAATCCGGCCGGTAATCCGGGGGTAGACATGGCCTGTATGATTATTATCGGCTTTCTAATTTATGGTCCGGTAATGCTGATTGGCCTGCACGCGCTGGAATTAGCACCGAAAAAGGCGGCGGGGACGGCGGCGGGGTTCACCGGACTGTTCGGTTACCTCGGCGGATCCGTCGCCGCCAGCGCCATCGTCGGCTATACCGTTGACTTCTTCGGTTGGGACGGCGGCTTTATGGTGATGATTGGCGGCAGTATTTTGGCGGTACTTCTGTTGATTATTGTGATGTTGAATGAGAAAAAACATAAAGCCGAATTAGCTAAGCGCGCGTAA
- the pldB gene encoding lysophospholipase L2 — protein sequence MIQRHTTLLTSKRLTSKRLTSDLLTREAQYAAFATGALLDFWRQREEGEYLGVDEVPIRFVRFTAPQHDKIVVIFSGRIESYVKYSEVAYDLFHRGYDVLIMDHRGQGFSGRLLPDRHRGHVLRFSDYVDDAETLCQQYLDVTRYTHRFALAHSMGGAILTQLLIRQPTRFDAVVLCAPMFGIHLPLPHRIAKWIVDVAERFPAIRDYYAIGTGPWRPLPYRMNVLTHSRERYQRSVRFYADWPDLRIGGPTYHWVREAIQVGEQLLANATRVTTPLLLLQAEEDCVVDNHSQKAFCQALAQRDNTDLSHVLQIIHGARHEILFETDNLRAQAFALILAYFARYH from the coding sequence ATGATTCAACGCCACACGACGTTGTTAACGTCAAAACGGTTAACGTCAAAACGGTTAACGTCGGACCTGTTAACACGAGAAGCGCAATATGCCGCGTTTGCCACCGGCGCATTACTGGATTTCTGGCGCCAGCGTGAAGAGGGCGAATACCTGGGCGTCGATGAGGTGCCGATCCGGTTCGTTCGTTTTACCGCGCCACAGCACGACAAGATTGTCGTCATCTTTTCAGGCCGCATCGAAAGCTACGTCAAATATAGCGAAGTGGCTTACGACCTCTTTCATCGCGGCTATGATGTGCTCATCATGGATCACCGTGGGCAAGGGTTTTCTGGTCGACTGCTGCCAGATCGGCACCGTGGACATGTGCTGCGCTTTAGTGATTATGTCGATGACGCCGAAACGTTATGCCAGCAATATCTGGATGTAACGCGCTATACCCACCGCTTTGCGTTGGCGCATTCAATGGGAGGCGCGATCCTCACCCAGTTGTTGATTCGCCAGCCGACACGGTTTGACGCGGTGGTGTTGTGTGCGCCAATGTTTGGCATTCACTTACCGCTGCCTCACCGCATCGCTAAGTGGATTGTCGATGTGGCAGAGCGATTCCCGGCAATACGCGATTATTATGCTATCGGCACCGGCCCCTGGCGTCCCTTGCCTTATCGGATGAATGTACTGACGCACAGTCGTGAACGCTACCAGCGTAGTGTCCGATTTTATGCGGACTGGCCGGATTTGCGCATCGGCGGCCCCACCTACCACTGGGTACGTGAAGCGATACAGGTGGGAGAACAGTTACTGGCTAACGCGACGCGCGTGACGACGCCACTGCTGCTACTTCAGGCCGAAGAAGATTGCGTGGTGGATAATCACAGCCAGAAAGCGTTTTGTCAGGCATTGGCACAGCGAGATAACACAGATTTGAGTCATGTTTTACAGATTATTCACGGGGCACGGCATGAGATCCTATTTGAAACGGATAATCTCCGTGCCCAGGCATTTGCGCTAATTCTGGCGTACTTTGCGCGTTATCATTGA
- the yigL gene encoding sugar/pyridoxal phosphate phosphatase YigL, which produces MYHVVASDLDGTLLSPDHTLSPYAKDTLKLLTEKGIHFVFATGRHHLDVAQIRDNLDISAFMITSNGARVHNTQGELIFSHNLDQDIARDLYGVVHHNPAILTHVYRDDEWFMNRARPEEERFFKESIFKYSLFEPGLLETDGVSKVFFTCDSHEQLLPLEDAINARWGDRVNVSFSALTCLEVMAGGVSKGHALEQVAKLIGFSLKECVAFGDGMNDYEMLSMAGKGCIMQNAHQRLKDLLPNCEVIGSNADGAVPRYLRELFLQ; this is translated from the coding sequence ATGTATCATGTTGTTGCTTCCGATTTAGACGGCACCCTATTGTCACCTGACCATACGCTCTCTCCCTATGCAAAAGACACCCTCAAGTTGCTGACGGAAAAAGGGATCCACTTCGTTTTCGCTACCGGACGGCATCACCTGGATGTGGCGCAGATCCGCGATAACCTCGATATCAGCGCATTTATGATTACGTCGAATGGGGCGCGCGTGCACAACACGCAAGGCGAGCTAATTTTTAGCCACAATCTGGATCAGGACATCGCTCGCGACCTCTACGGTGTCGTACATCATAACCCCGCGATACTGACGCATGTTTACCGCGATGATGAGTGGTTTATGAACCGCGCCCGTCCAGAGGAAGAGCGATTTTTCAAAGAATCGATCTTTAAATACTCCCTGTTTGAGCCGGGGTTGCTTGAGACTGATGGCGTCAGCAAGGTGTTCTTTACCTGCGATTCCCACGAACAGTTGCTGCCGCTTGAAGACGCGATCAACGCGCGTTGGGGCGATCGCGTCAACGTGAGCTTTTCAGCCCTCACCTGTCTGGAGGTAATGGCCGGCGGCGTGTCTAAAGGGCATGCGTTGGAGCAGGTAGCCAAACTCATCGGCTTTTCGCTTAAGGAATGCGTGGCATTTGGCGACGGCATGAACGACTACGAAATGTTGTCGATGGCCGGAAAAGGCTGCATCATGCAAAACGCACATCAGCGGCTGAAAGACTTGCTGCCGAATTGCGAGGTAATCGGTTCTAACGCGGATGGCGCGGTGCCACGCTACCTACGCGAACTGTTTCTGCAATAA
- the glpA gene encoding anaerobic glycerol-3-phosphate dehydrogenase subunit A — protein sequence MRQNAGNWRETDVVVIGGGATGAGTARDCALRGLRCLLLERYDIATGATGRNHGLLHSGARYAVTDGESARECIQENQILRRIARHCIEPTDGLFITLPEDDLGWQAQFIASCQRAGIRAQALDPQEALRLEPAANPALIGAVRVPDGSVDPFRLTAANMIDACEHGAEVLTYHEVIGLIRQGDRVTGVRVFDHKKGRETEIYAQVVVNAGGIWGQRIAEYADLCVRMFPAKGALLILGHRINNMVINRCRKPADADILVPGDTISLIGTTSTHIDYDQIDAMQVTPAEVETLMREGSMLAPALASTRILRAYAGVRPLVANDSDPSGRSVSRGIVLLDHASRDGLEGFLTITGGKLMTYRLMAEWVTDAICEKLGHDVACSTAQTPLPGSESQDEMKTATHALSAYPAAKPLSAPLRGSAIYRHGERAGRMLSGDRLDRSLVCECEAVTAGEVRYAVETLQVNNLIDLRRRTRVGMGTCQGELCACRAAGLLCRLGTATPAQSLTQLSEFLNERWKGIRPIAWGNALRESEFTSWVYQGLCGLTTSDNQEDRHAL from the coding sequence ATGAGACAAAATGCGGGTAACTGGCGCGAAACTGACGTGGTTGTCATCGGCGGCGGTGCGACAGGCGCGGGAACGGCACGCGATTGCGCCCTGCGCGGACTGCGTTGCCTGTTGCTGGAACGTTATGATATTGCGACTGGCGCGACCGGCCGTAATCACGGCTTATTACACAGCGGCGCCCGCTATGCGGTAACCGATGGCGAGTCTGCCCGCGAATGTATTCAAGAAAACCAGATTCTCCGTCGCATTGCCCGCCATTGCATAGAACCGACAGACGGCCTGTTTATCACCTTGCCGGAAGACGATCTTGGCTGGCAGGCGCAGTTTATTGCCTCCTGCCAGCGGGCAGGTATCCGCGCCCAAGCGCTGGACCCGCAGGAGGCGCTGCGGCTGGAACCCGCGGCCAATCCGGCGCTGATCGGCGCGGTGCGAGTGCCGGATGGCTCTGTCGATCCTTTCCGCCTGACGGCGGCTAACATGATCGACGCCTGTGAGCACGGTGCTGAAGTGCTGACCTATCACGAAGTCATTGGGTTGATTCGCCAAGGCGATCGAGTCACCGGCGTGCGCGTTTTCGACCATAAAAAAGGAAGAGAGACAGAAATATACGCGCAAGTGGTGGTCAACGCGGGGGGAATCTGGGGACAACGTATCGCAGAATATGCCGATTTATGCGTACGCATGTTTCCGGCGAAAGGCGCGCTACTGATTCTGGGGCATCGCATCAACAACATGGTGATCAACCGCTGCCGCAAACCGGCGGATGCCGATATTCTGGTGCCGGGCGATACCATTTCGCTGATTGGCACCACGTCGACCCACATCGACTACGATCAAATCGATGCAATGCAGGTGACGCCTGCCGAGGTGGAAACGCTGATGCGGGAAGGATCCATGCTAGCCCCTGCGCTCGCGAGTACGCGAATTCTGCGTGCTTATGCCGGTGTCCGTCCTTTGGTCGCCAACGATAGTGACCCGAGTGGGCGTAGCGTGAGCCGCGGCATTGTGCTGCTCGACCATGCCAGCCGCGACGGGCTGGAAGGGTTTCTGACCATTACGGGCGGCAAACTAATGACCTACCGTCTAATGGCGGAGTGGGTGACGGACGCTATCTGCGAAAAACTGGGCCATGACGTAGCCTGCTCGACGGCGCAGACGCCATTGCCCGGCTCTGAATCGCAGGATGAAATGAAAACCGCGACTCACGCCCTGTCAGCTTACCCCGCAGCGAAACCACTCTCTGCGCCGCTGCGCGGTTCAGCGATTTACCGTCACGGTGAACGAGCCGGAAGAATGCTGTCCGGTGACCGCCTGGATCGCAGTCTGGTGTGCGAGTGTGAAGCCGTGACGGCGGGCGAAGTGCGCTACGCGGTAGAAACATTACAGGTGAATAACCTGATTGATTTACGTCGGCGCACGCGTGTGGGCATGGGCACCTGCCAGGGAGAATTGTGCGCCTGTCGTGCGGCGGGCCTGTTGTGTCGTCTGGGCACCGCGACGCCAGCGCAATCGCTCACGCAGCTCAGCGAATTTTTAAATGAACGCTGGAAAGGCATTCGCCCGATCGCGTGGGGCAACGCCCTGCGCGAAAGCGAATTTACCAGTTGGGTTTATCAGGGGCTGTGCGGCCTGACGACCAGCGACAATCAGGAGGATCGCCATGCGCTATGA